The following proteins are encoded in a genomic region of Phalacrocorax carbo chromosome 2, bPhaCar2.1, whole genome shotgun sequence:
- the GJC2 gene encoding gap junction gamma-2 protein — protein MTNMSWSFLTRLLEEIHNHSTFVGKVWLTVLIVFRIVLTAVGGESIYSDEQSKFTCNTKQPGCDNVCYDAFAPLSHVRFWVFQIIMISTPSVMYLGYAIHRIARSAEEEKKFKGFKKKKQFALNWQAVRNMEDPMEADEEEPMISDDAAEHEKAKAKPKSKEQQKHDGRRRIQQEGLMKIYVFQLLTRASFEVCFLIGQYLLYGFEVEAYYVCNRVPCPHTVDCFVSRPTEKTIFLLVMYVVSCLCLLLNMCEMFHLGFGTIRDAIRNRKINSFRQPPYNYAYPKNISCPPEYNLVVKSEKPTKIPNSLMAHEQNLANVAQEQQCTSPDENLPADLSTLHKHLRVAQEQLDIAFQSYSSTQANTQPSRTSSPASGGTVVEQNRANTAQEKQGAKPKASLEKGSSSSKDGKTSVWI, from the coding sequence ATGACCAACATGAGCTGGAGCTTTCTAACCCGCCTGCTAGAAGAGATTCACAATCATTCCACCTTCGTGGGGAAGGTCTGGCTCACCGTGCTCATCGTCTTCCGCATTGTCTTGACAGCGGTGGGAGGGGAGTCCATCTACTCCGATGAGCAGAGCAAGTTCACCTGTAACACCAAGCAGCCCGGCTGCGACAACGTGTGTTACGATGCCTTCGCGCCGCTGTCACACGTCAGGTTTTGGGTCTTCCAGATCATCATGATATCCACCCCTTCGGTCATGTACCTGGGCTACGCCATCCACAGGATCGCCCGGTcggcagaggaggagaagaagtTCAAGGGATTCAAGAAGAAGAAGCAGTTTGCTTTGAACTGGCAGGCAGTGCGCAACATGGAGGACCCGATGGAGGCCGACGAAGAGGAGCCCATGATCTCTGATGATGCAGCAGAACACGAGAAGGCCAAAGCCAAGCCCAAGAGCAAAGAGCAACAAAAGCACGATGGGAGGAGGCGAATCCAGCAAGAAGGACTGATGAAAATCTATGTCTTCCAGCTACTTACCAGAGCTTCGTTTGAAGTTTGCTTTTTGATAGGGCAGTATTTGCTCTATGGTTTTGAGGTAGAAGCCTATTACGTCTGCAACAGAGTCCCTTGCCCTCACACTGTGGACTGCTTTGTGTCCCGGCCAACAGAGAAGACCATCTTTCTCCTGGTGATGTACGTCGTGAGCTGCCTGTGCTTGTTGCTGAACATGTGTGAGATGTTTCACCTGGGGTTTGGGACCATCCGAGATGCCATTCGCAACCGGAAAATCAACAGCTTTAGGCAGCCTCCCTACAACTACGCCTACCCAAAGAACATCTCCTGCCCTCCTGAGTACAACCTGGTAGTGAAATCAGAGAAGCCCACCAAGATCCCCAACAGCTTGATGGCTCATGAGCAGAACTTGGCTAACGTCGCTCAGGAGCAGCAGTGCACCAGCCCGGATGAGAACCTCCCGGCAGACTTGTCCACCCTTCACAAACACTTGAGAGTGGCCCAGGAGCAGTTAGACATAGCGTTTCAGAGCTACAGCAGCACCCAGGCCAACACGCAACCTTCTCGAACCAGCAGTCCCGCCTCGGGTGGCACGGTGGTAGAGCAGAACAGGGCCAACACGGCCCAGGAGAAACAAGGTGCTAAACCCAAGGCCTCCTTGGAGAAAGGGAGCTCAAGCAGTAAAGATGGAAAGACGTCTGTATGGATATAG